From the genome of Candidatus Woesearchaeota archaeon:
TTCCTTGGGCCCCCTGGAAGAACGATGATTTTCCTATCCCGGATAATTGAAGCTCCCCAACCCTAAAGGGTGGGGATTCTTCTGATAACTATGGTTTTTGGCGTGGCGAGCCTCGTGATTCTTTACGTAATCTTTGGCCATTTGCAAAGTTATGTGGCCTACTGAGGCGATAAACTTACCATCACCCCAAAGACTACGCTTGCCCTTTCTTTCCCAGTAAAATCTTCCAAGCTTTTCTGGTTCTGCTATGAAGAGCATACGAGCAGTGTAGCCCTTCATAAGCTGTACAGCATGAGACGGGCTCATGCTGGGGCGTAGCGACGCGACCACATGAACATGGTCGAGTGCTACTTCCAGTTCATCAATAGCGAAGTCGTGACGCTTGGCTATTTCATATAGGAAGATTTCGCAAAGCTTTTGAAGTTCAACATCTTCAAAGACTTTACGACGGTACTTGGTCACCCACTGAAAGTGCCAAGTACTCCAACCTACACCGTGCTTATACGCGTGGGTCTGGTAAACCGTCATTGAGCCTCACCTCCAAAGTGGGGCTCACCACTTTACCAATAAAGAGCTAAATCAGAAAACGGCTTTATATCGTTTCGCCATTCATCCCCAACGCCAAAGCGTGGGGATTTCTGGCTAGTAATCTTTAAATGTTCTTCCTAAACCCACTATTCCATAAAGTAAAACTTAAAGTGTGAAGTAACATCGTGAGTGTGCCCCTATTTCGTCGTCGTGTGCCCCGTAGTCATATTGAAACTAACGTATGCGATTTAACGAAGTTGATTTTTCAGAGCTGAAAAAATTGAGGCAACCCACAATTTTTTCCTCGAAAAATCAATTTGGGAAAATTCTGGAAATCGCTTGGCAATTTAGCGAAGCGACAGAATTTTCCGTTAAATCGCTGTTAAACTCTTTTACCCTACAAAGTGGGGTAAAACTGCGTCCGCAGAGTCGAGAAAGAGGGCGTTCAATCAAATGAGCAAAGCGATACATAAAGAACAAGTATCAAGGGGGACATTTTGTAAGTTGGTCGTTTAGTTTAGTCGCAGGGGGAGTTCCGTTCGTCGTCGTTTATCATCGAAATCTTTAAATAGAAGTTGTGCTTAGTCTTATGATATATCACAATAAAGGGGAGTTCCGTGTATGGTTAATACAAGACAGAAGATCATAGATTATCTGAAAAAAGCAGACTGGCCATCAACTACTGAAGACATAGCTGCTGATGTAAAGGTTTCTTGGAATACAGCACAGGTTCATCTTCTAAAATTACTTCATGAAGGTATTGTTCGATATAAAAAAGTTGGAAGGCAGAATCAATTCTGGCTAAATGCAGGATATGAAAAATACTTTAAGGGGGAGAAAAAATGAAATATCTAATTTTAGGAATGTTGCTAATATCTATTATTGTTTTAGCAGGTTGTTCTCAAACTGTCGTTAAATATCAATGTGCGGATGGTTCTTTTGTAGATTCTGCAACTTCTTGTTCATCTGTAAGTTGTAAAACAGATTGTCCTCAATTAGATTGTGCTTCATGCCCAGTTAAAACTGAAACAAAAGTTGAAACTAAAACAGTTACAAATACAGTTTATGTTTGTTCAGACTT
Proteins encoded in this window:
- the tnpA gene encoding IS200/IS605 family transposase encodes the protein MTVYQTHAYKHGVGWSTWHFQWVTKYRRKVFEDVELQKLCEIFLYEIAKRHDFAIDELEVALDHVHVVASLRPSMSPSHAVQLMKGYTARMLFIAEPEKLGRFYWERKGKRSLWGDGKFIASVGHITLQMAKDYVKNHEARHAKNHSYQKNPHPLGLGSFNYPG
- a CDS encoding winged helix-turn-helix transcriptional regulator, with amino-acid sequence MVNTRQKIIDYLKKADWPSTTEDIAADVKVSWNTAQVHLLKLLHEGIVRYKKVGRQNQFWLNAGYEKYFKGEKK